One genomic region from Prunus persica cultivar Lovell chromosome G3, Prunus_persica_NCBIv2, whole genome shotgun sequence encodes:
- the LOC18783941 gene encoding mitotic checkpoint serine/threonine-protein kinase BUB1 isoform X2, giving the protein MAVIFPDSQPSTPLQDPLLPWLWSVKQALEDWNSGKESGSDLTKLLSDCIAAFKDNDQYRDDIRFLKIWFFYMDFSEDFGSVFQKMWESKICVGNALLYIWYASFLESKGKLYDASMVYQMGISRNAKPVEWVKKAHALFLERMSEIVSSAQTGYQCTTKPYSGKVALSSLKNSSRNKTIEIGRTKYQIIGCAGQGGFAQVYKAYVSCNPDDVVALKIQKPAFPWEFYMYRQLNQRISDKERSSFGVAHRMHLYSDCSILVCDYLANGTLQDAINSFAVIGKSMEEVLCIYYTIEMLYMLETLHGVGIIHGDFKPDNLLIRYARDGITKAGSRYGNDLTKDGFRDRSGPWHDQGLCLVDWGRGIDMHLFPDNMEFKGDCRTSGFRCVEMQENRPWTFQVDTYGLCVVVHMMLHNSYMEIEKKLSPEGGYIYQPKSSFKRYWNGELWRNLFKKLLNSSPGGNDKKLLQDLRETFQDYMCSDPQLIKKLSELLVKQRASLCA; this is encoded by the exons ATGGCTGTCATCTTCCCTGACTCGCAACCCAGCACCCCTCTTCAGGACCCTCTCCTGCCCTGGCTCTG GTCGGTAAAGCAAGCTCTTGAGGATTGGAACTCTGGAAAAGAATCCGGGTCGGATCTCACCAAGCTTCTGTCAGATTGCATCGCTGCATTCAAGGACAATGATCAGTACCGAGACGACATCAGATTCCTCAAGATTTGGTTCTTTTAT ATGGATTTCAGTGAAGATTTTGGAAGCGTTTTTCAGAAAATGTGGGAGAGTAAGATTTGTGTTGGAAACGCTTTGCTTTATATTTGGTATGCGTCCTTTCTCGAATCCAAAGGAAAATTATACGATGCGAGCATGGTTTATCAGATGGGTATTTCGAG GAATGCTAAACCAGTTGAGTGGGTGAAGAAGGCACATGCCTTGTTTCTTGAAAGGATGTCTGAAATTGTTTCTTCAGCTCAGACT GGATACCAGTGTACTACTAAACCTTATTCAGGAAAAGTGGCGTTGTCTTCTCTGAAGAACTCGTCAAGGAACAAGACAATTGAGAtag GTCGTACAAAGTACCAGATCATAGGTTGTGCAGGCCAGGGTGGTTTTGCTCAAGTGTATAAAGCATATGTCAGCTGTAATCCTGATGATGTTGTTGCATTGAAG ATACAAAAGCCTGCTTTCCCTTGGGAGTTCTATATGTATCGTCAGCTGAATCAACGGATCTCAGACAAGGAA AGGTCAAGCTTTGGTGTCGCTCATAGAATGCATCTCTATTCTGACTGTAGCATACTCGTCTGCGATTATCTTGCTAATGGAACACTTCAG GATGCAATAAACTCATTTGCCGTCATTGGCAAGTCCATGGAAGAAGTATTATGCATTTATTACACCATAGAAATGCTCTATATGCTAGAAACTCTGCATGGTGTCGGCATCATTCATGGAGATTTCAAGCCTGATAATTTGCTTATTCGTTATGCTAG GGATGGCATTACAAAAGCTGGATCTCGCTACGGAAATGACCTTACAAAAGATGGATTTCGTGACAGAAGTGGTCCTTGGCATGATcag GGTCTTTGCCTTGTCGATTGGGGAAGAGGGATAGATATGCATCTCTTTCCTGACAATATGGAGTTTAAGGGAGATTGCCGGACTTCTGGATTTCGTTGTGTAGAGATGCAAGAGAATAGGCCATGGACATTTCAG GTAGACACATATGGCCTCTGTGTTGTTGTCCATATGATGCTGCATAATTCTTACATGGAGATTGAAAAGAAACTGTCACCTGAAGGGGGTTACATTTATCAACCCAAGTCATCTTTTAAAAG ATATTGGAATGGTGAACTTTGGAGGAATTTATTTAAGAAACTGCTTAACAGTAGCCCCGGCGGTAATGACAAGAAGTTGTTGCAGGATTTGAGGGAGACCTTCCAGGATTACATGTGCTCAGACCCTCAGCTTATAAAGAAACTAAGCGAATTACTGGTTAAGCAAAGGGCCTCATTGTGTGCTTAG
- the LOC18783941 gene encoding mitotic checkpoint serine/threonine-protein kinase BUB1 isoform X3, whose amino-acid sequence MAVIFPDSQPSTPLQDPLLPWLWSVKQALEDWNSGKESGSDLTKLLSDCIAAFKDNDQYRDDIRFLKIWFFYMDFSEDFGSVFQKMWESKICVGNALLYIWYASFLESKGKLYDASMVYQMGISRNAKPVEWVKKAHALFLERMSEIVSSAQTIGNDESITFGSLTNPWSSSTMKVLLKKINHELMKYDGYQCTTKPYSGKVALSSLKNSSRNKTIEIGRTKYQIIGCAGQGGFAQVYKAYVSCNPDDVVALKIQKPAFPWEFYMYRQLNQRISDKERSSFGVAHRMHLYSDCSILVCDYLANGTLQDAINSFAVIGKSMEEVLCIYYTIEMLYMLETLHGVGIIHGDFKPDNLLIRYARDGITKAGSRYGNDLTKDGFRDRSGPWHDQGLCLVDWGRGIDMHLFPDNMEFKGDCRTSGFRCVEMQENRPWTFQVDTYGLCVVVHMMLHNSYMEIEKKLSPEGGYIYQPKSSFKSLYSDDFEF is encoded by the exons ATGGCTGTCATCTTCCCTGACTCGCAACCCAGCACCCCTCTTCAGGACCCTCTCCTGCCCTGGCTCTG GTCGGTAAAGCAAGCTCTTGAGGATTGGAACTCTGGAAAAGAATCCGGGTCGGATCTCACCAAGCTTCTGTCAGATTGCATCGCTGCATTCAAGGACAATGATCAGTACCGAGACGACATCAGATTCCTCAAGATTTGGTTCTTTTAT ATGGATTTCAGTGAAGATTTTGGAAGCGTTTTTCAGAAAATGTGGGAGAGTAAGATTTGTGTTGGAAACGCTTTGCTTTATATTTGGTATGCGTCCTTTCTCGAATCCAAAGGAAAATTATACGATGCGAGCATGGTTTATCAGATGGGTATTTCGAG GAATGCTAAACCAGTTGAGTGGGTGAAGAAGGCACATGCCTTGTTTCTTGAAAGGATGTCTGAAATTGTTTCTTCAGCTCAGACT ATTGGCAATGATGAATCGATTACATTTGGGAGCCTCACTAACCCATGGTCCAGCTCCACTATGAAAGTCctattaaagaaaattaatcatGAACTTATGAAATATGAT GGATACCAGTGTACTACTAAACCTTATTCAGGAAAAGTGGCGTTGTCTTCTCTGAAGAACTCGTCAAGGAACAAGACAATTGAGAtag GTCGTACAAAGTACCAGATCATAGGTTGTGCAGGCCAGGGTGGTTTTGCTCAAGTGTATAAAGCATATGTCAGCTGTAATCCTGATGATGTTGTTGCATTGAAG ATACAAAAGCCTGCTTTCCCTTGGGAGTTCTATATGTATCGTCAGCTGAATCAACGGATCTCAGACAAGGAA AGGTCAAGCTTTGGTGTCGCTCATAGAATGCATCTCTATTCTGACTGTAGCATACTCGTCTGCGATTATCTTGCTAATGGAACACTTCAG GATGCAATAAACTCATTTGCCGTCATTGGCAAGTCCATGGAAGAAGTATTATGCATTTATTACACCATAGAAATGCTCTATATGCTAGAAACTCTGCATGGTGTCGGCATCATTCATGGAGATTTCAAGCCTGATAATTTGCTTATTCGTTATGCTAG GGATGGCATTACAAAAGCTGGATCTCGCTACGGAAATGACCTTACAAAAGATGGATTTCGTGACAGAAGTGGTCCTTGGCATGATcag GGTCTTTGCCTTGTCGATTGGGGAAGAGGGATAGATATGCATCTCTTTCCTGACAATATGGAGTTTAAGGGAGATTGCCGGACTTCTGGATTTCGTTGTGTAGAGATGCAAGAGAATAGGCCATGGACATTTCAG GTAGACACATATGGCCTCTGTGTTGTTGTCCATATGATGCTGCATAATTCTTACATGGAGATTGAAAAGAAACTGTCACCTGAAGGGGGTTACATTTATCAACCCAAGTCATCTTTTAAAAG TTTGTATTCTGACGATTTTGAGTTCTAA
- the LOC18783941 gene encoding mitotic checkpoint serine/threonine-protein kinase BUB1 isoform X1, which produces MAVIFPDSQPSTPLQDPLLPWLWSVKQALEDWNSGKESGSDLTKLLSDCIAAFKDNDQYRDDIRFLKIWFFYMDFSEDFGSVFQKMWESKICVGNALLYIWYASFLESKGKLYDASMVYQMGISRNAKPVEWVKKAHALFLERMSEIVSSAQTIGNDESITFGSLTNPWSSSTMKVLLKKINHELMKYDGYQCTTKPYSGKVALSSLKNSSRNKTIEIGRTKYQIIGCAGQGGFAQVYKAYVSCNPDDVVALKIQKPAFPWEFYMYRQLNQRISDKERSSFGVAHRMHLYSDCSILVCDYLANGTLQDAINSFAVIGKSMEEVLCIYYTIEMLYMLETLHGVGIIHGDFKPDNLLIRYARDGITKAGSRYGNDLTKDGFRDRSGPWHDQGLCLVDWGRGIDMHLFPDNMEFKGDCRTSGFRCVEMQENRPWTFQVDTYGLCVVVHMMLHNSYMEIEKKLSPEGGYIYQPKSSFKRYWNGELWRNLFKKLLNSSPGGNDKKLLQDLRETFQDYMCSDPQLIKKLSELLVKQRASLCA; this is translated from the exons ATGGCTGTCATCTTCCCTGACTCGCAACCCAGCACCCCTCTTCAGGACCCTCTCCTGCCCTGGCTCTG GTCGGTAAAGCAAGCTCTTGAGGATTGGAACTCTGGAAAAGAATCCGGGTCGGATCTCACCAAGCTTCTGTCAGATTGCATCGCTGCATTCAAGGACAATGATCAGTACCGAGACGACATCAGATTCCTCAAGATTTGGTTCTTTTAT ATGGATTTCAGTGAAGATTTTGGAAGCGTTTTTCAGAAAATGTGGGAGAGTAAGATTTGTGTTGGAAACGCTTTGCTTTATATTTGGTATGCGTCCTTTCTCGAATCCAAAGGAAAATTATACGATGCGAGCATGGTTTATCAGATGGGTATTTCGAG GAATGCTAAACCAGTTGAGTGGGTGAAGAAGGCACATGCCTTGTTTCTTGAAAGGATGTCTGAAATTGTTTCTTCAGCTCAGACT ATTGGCAATGATGAATCGATTACATTTGGGAGCCTCACTAACCCATGGTCCAGCTCCACTATGAAAGTCctattaaagaaaattaatcatGAACTTATGAAATATGAT GGATACCAGTGTACTACTAAACCTTATTCAGGAAAAGTGGCGTTGTCTTCTCTGAAGAACTCGTCAAGGAACAAGACAATTGAGAtag GTCGTACAAAGTACCAGATCATAGGTTGTGCAGGCCAGGGTGGTTTTGCTCAAGTGTATAAAGCATATGTCAGCTGTAATCCTGATGATGTTGTTGCATTGAAG ATACAAAAGCCTGCTTTCCCTTGGGAGTTCTATATGTATCGTCAGCTGAATCAACGGATCTCAGACAAGGAA AGGTCAAGCTTTGGTGTCGCTCATAGAATGCATCTCTATTCTGACTGTAGCATACTCGTCTGCGATTATCTTGCTAATGGAACACTTCAG GATGCAATAAACTCATTTGCCGTCATTGGCAAGTCCATGGAAGAAGTATTATGCATTTATTACACCATAGAAATGCTCTATATGCTAGAAACTCTGCATGGTGTCGGCATCATTCATGGAGATTTCAAGCCTGATAATTTGCTTATTCGTTATGCTAG GGATGGCATTACAAAAGCTGGATCTCGCTACGGAAATGACCTTACAAAAGATGGATTTCGTGACAGAAGTGGTCCTTGGCATGATcag GGTCTTTGCCTTGTCGATTGGGGAAGAGGGATAGATATGCATCTCTTTCCTGACAATATGGAGTTTAAGGGAGATTGCCGGACTTCTGGATTTCGTTGTGTAGAGATGCAAGAGAATAGGCCATGGACATTTCAG GTAGACACATATGGCCTCTGTGTTGTTGTCCATATGATGCTGCATAATTCTTACATGGAGATTGAAAAGAAACTGTCACCTGAAGGGGGTTACATTTATCAACCCAAGTCATCTTTTAAAAG ATATTGGAATGGTGAACTTTGGAGGAATTTATTTAAGAAACTGCTTAACAGTAGCCCCGGCGGTAATGACAAGAAGTTGTTGCAGGATTTGAGGGAGACCTTCCAGGATTACATGTGCTCAGACCCTCAGCTTATAAAGAAACTAAGCGAATTACTGGTTAAGCAAAGGGCCTCATTGTGTGCTTAG
- the LOC109947794 gene encoding 7-deoxyloganetin glucosyltransferase-like: MTSTIVAHNKPHAVCVPVPVQSHIKAMLKLAKLLHNRGFHITFVNTEFNHRRFLKSQGPNSLDGLTDFRFETIPDGLPDSDEGATQDVTLLAEAVVKDGFLAPFRNLLVKLKDAATSNNNPPVTCIVSDGFMSPFAIKAAEEFGLPIALFFTIAACSFMGFKQFHALVEKGLAPLKDESCLTNGFLDKVIDWIPGMEGIRLRNLPSFFQTTNPDDVLFKLSMVVTDEVHKAAALVLLTFDALEKDVLSALSSVPNIPPVYTIGPIELLLNQIPKDPLKNSVGYSLWKEETECLQWLNSKAPNSVVYVNFGSITVMTPNQLVEFGWGLANSKLPFFWVIRPDLVVGESAILPPEFVAETKERGLVASWCPQEQVLNHASVGGFLTHSGWNSTLESLTAGVPMLCWPFFADQQTDCYYTCNEWGIGMEIDNDVKRDEVEKLIKELMEGEKGQKMKNKAMEWKKLAEEATGPHGSSSTGFDNLVNQVLLRKS, translated from the exons ATGACTTCCACGATAGTAGCTCATAATAAGCCTCATGCTGTCTGTGTTCCAGTCCCAGTTCAGAGCCATATAAAAGCCATGCTCAAGTTGGCAAAGCTCCTTCACAACAGAGGCTTCCACATTACCTTTGTCAACACAGAGTTCAACCACAGACGCTTTCTTAAGTCTCAAGGCCCCAACTCCCTTGATGGCTTGACTGATTTTCGGTTCGAAACCATCCCCGATGGCCTTCCGGACTCAGATGAAGGTGCAACGCAAGATGTCACTTTGCTTGCTGAAGCCGTTGTAAAAGATGGTTTCTTGGCTCCGTTTCGTAACCTCCTCGTAAAACTCAAGGACGCAGCAACTTCCAATAATAATCCTCCGGTGACTTGCATTGTTTCCGATGGTTTCATGTCGCCGTTCGCCATCAAAGCTGCCGAAGAATTTGGACTCCCTATTGCACTCTTCTTCACTATTGCTGCATGCAGCTTCATGGGATTTAAACAATTTCACGCTTTGGTCGAAAAAGGACTTGCACCACTCAAAG ATGAGAGCTGCTTAACGAATGGATTTTTGGACAAGGTCATAGATTGGATTCCAGGAATGGAAGGTATACGTTTAAGGAATCTCCCATCCTTCTTTCAAACCACAAATCCGGACGATGTCTTGTTTAAATTGAGCATGGTGGTAACAGATGAAGTTCATAAAGCTGCAGCACTTGTTCTTCTGACATTTGATGCTTTGGAAAAAGATGTTCTGAGTGCACTCTCATCTGTGCCTAATATTCCACCTGTTTATACCATTGGCCCTATCGAATTACTTCTCAATCAGATACCAAAAGACCCTTTGAAGAACTCTGTTGGGTACAGTCTatggaaagaagaaactgaATGCCTCCAATGGCTGAACTCCAAGGCACCAAACTCAGTTGTTTATGTGAACTTTGGAAGCATAACGGTCATGACACCAAATCAACTTGTTGAGTTTGGTTGGGGACTCGCAAATAGCAAGCTTCCTTTCTTCTGGGTAATTAGGCCAGATTTGGTTGTCGGTGAATCAGCAATTTTGCCACCAGAATTTGTAgctgaaacaaaagaaagaggtCTAGTAGCAAGTTGGTGCCCACAAGAGCAAGTCCTTAACCACGCATCAGTCGGAGGGTTTTTGACGCACAGCGGCTGGAATTCAACCCTTGAGAGTCTAACTGCAGGTGTGCCTATGCTTTGCTGGCCATTTTTTGCTGACCAACAAACTGACTGTTACTATACGTGCAATGAATGGGGCATTGGCATGGAGATTGATAATGATGTCAAGAGAGATGAAGTAGAGAAGCTTATTAAAGAGTTAATGGAGGGAGAGAAGggtcagaaaatgaaaaataaggcCATGGAGTGGAAGAAACTAGCAGAAGAGGCAACTGGTCCTCATGGTTCCTCATCCACAGGCTTTGACAATCTAGTTAATCAAGTTCTGTTAAGGAAAAGTTAG
- the LOC18782747 gene encoding 7-deoxyloganetin glucosyltransferase, whose amino-acid sequence MGSKAAANRPHVVCVPAPAQSHIKANLKFAKLLHHRGVHVTFVNTEFNHNRFLKSLGPNSLDGLPDFRFETIPDGLPAGSDQDATQDVSLVSDSINNKLLAPFRDLLMKLNDRSTSDSDINPPVTCIVSDGFMPFTTTAAEEIGVPIVLLFTIAACSFMGYKQYPALVEKGLAPLKDESCLTNGFLDKVIDWIPGMKGIRLRDLPANFRTTDPNDFVFNLSLESIERVHKASAVVLHTFDALEPDVLNALSSMFPLVYAIGPDQLLLNQLPEDPLKHIGYNLWKEETECLEWLKSKAPNSVVYVNFGSIAVLTPQQLVEFGWGLANSKLPFFWVIRPDLVVGESAILPPEFVAETKERGLIASWCPQEQVLNDPSVGGFLTHGGWNSTIESLCAGVPMLCWPFFADQQTNCYYACNEWGIGLEINNDVKRDQIEKLVKELMEGEKGKKMKNKVMEWKKLAEEATSPHGSSSTNLDNLVNQVILRKT is encoded by the exons ATGGGTTCCAAGGCAGCAGCTAATAGACCTCATGTTGTTTGTGTTCCAGCTCCAGCTCAAAGTCATATCAAGGCAAACCTCAAATTTGCAAAGCTCCTCCACCATAGAGGTGTTCATGTAACCTTTGTCAACACAGAGTTCAACCACAACCGCTTTcttaaatctcttggacccaaCTCCCTTGACGGGTTGCCCGATTTTCGATTCGAAACTATTCCTGATGGCCTTCCAGCTGGTTCAGATCAAGATGCAACCCAAGATGTCTCTTTGGTTTCGGATTCCATCAACAACAAACTCTTGGCCCCTTTTCGAGACCTCCTTATGAAACTCAATGACAGATCAACTTCCGACAGTGATATCAATCCTCCAGTGACTTGCATTGTTTCAGATGGTTTCATGCCATTCACAACCACAGCTGCAGAAGAAATTGGAGTTCCTATAGTGCTTTTGTTTACTATTGCTGCATGCAGCTTCATGGGCTATAAGCAATACCCTGCTTTGGTGGAAAAAGGTCTTGCGCCACTCAAAG ATGAGAGCTGTTTGACAAATGGCTTCTTGGACAAGGTAATAGATTGGATTCCAGGAATGAAAGGTATTCGTTTGAGGGATCTACCGGCGAATTTTCGAACTACAGATCCCAATGACTTCGTGTTTAACTTGTCCTTGGAATCGATTGAAAGAGTTCATAAAGCTTCAGCAGTTGTGCTTCATACTTTCGATGCATTGGAGCCAGATGTTTTGAATGCTTTGTCATCTATGTTTCCACTTGTTTATGCCATTGGGCCTGACCAATTACTTCTCAATCAATTACCAGAAGACCCTTTGAAGCATATTGGATACAATTTatggaaagaagaaactgaATGCCTTGAATGGCTAAAATCCAAGGCACCAAATTCAGTTGTGTATGTGAATTTTGGCAGCATAGCAGTCCTGACACCACAACAACTTGTTGAGTTTGGATGGGGACTTGCAAATAGTAAGCTTCCTTTCTTTTGGGTGATTAGGCCTGATTTGGTTGTTGGTGAATCAGCAATTTTGCCACCTGAGTTTGTAGCTGAAACAAAGGAAAGAGGTCTAATAGCAAGTTGGTGCCCACAAGAGCAAGTCCTTAACGACCCATCAGTCGGAGGGTTTTTGACACACGGCGGTTGGAATTCAACCATTGAGAGTTTGTGTGCAGGAGTGCCTATGCTTTGTTGGCCCTTCTTTGCAGACCAACAAACAAACTGTTACTATGCTTGCAATGAATGGGGAATTGGCTTGGAGATCAACAATGATGTCAAGAGAGACCAAATAGAGAAGCTTGTTAAAGAGTTAATGGAAGGAGAGAAgggtaagaaaatgaaaaataaggtCATGGAGTGGAAGAAACTAGCAGAAGAAGCCACCAGTCCACATGGTTCTTCATCCACAAACTTAGACAATTTAGTGAATCAAGTGATCTTAAGAAAAACCTAG